The following proteins are co-located in the Planococcus plakortidis genome:
- a CDS encoding LytR family transcriptional regulator, giving the protein MKKKRKWPKYVLIALLVALIAGGIYVYSVYSNFTTTLDTMHEPVEREQPSVERTEIVEFDQQDPFSVLLLGVDEREDDRGRSDTMVVMTVNPETQSTKMVSIPRDTYTEIVGRGTTDKINHAYAFGGIEMSMNTTENLLDIPIDYVVQVNMEGFEDIVDAVDGVTVNNALAFDNFPEGEIELNGEQALDYVQMRKQDPRGDFGRQDRQKQVIQGIMRKGASINSLWNYKDIFDALGQNVRTNMTFDEMVDVQRNYQDAVANVDQMIIEDGYGETINGIWYYMMDDAELAEIQSTLKEHLELEQATE; this is encoded by the coding sequence GGCACTCATCGCTGGCGGCATTTATGTCTATAGCGTCTACTCAAACTTCACCACCACACTGGACACGATGCACGAACCGGTCGAACGCGAACAGCCGTCTGTCGAACGGACTGAAATCGTCGAGTTCGACCAGCAAGACCCGTTCTCTGTGTTACTGCTCGGCGTCGACGAACGCGAAGATGACCGCGGCCGTTCGGACACGATGGTCGTCATGACCGTCAACCCGGAAACACAATCGACGAAAATGGTCTCCATCCCGCGTGACACATACACCGAAATCGTCGGACGCGGCACGACAGACAAGATCAATCATGCCTACGCATTCGGCGGCATCGAAATGTCGATGAACACGACTGAGAACTTACTCGATATCCCAATCGATTACGTCGTGCAAGTGAATATGGAAGGCTTTGAAGACATCGTCGATGCAGTGGACGGCGTCACCGTCAACAATGCGCTCGCCTTCGATAACTTCCCAGAAGGCGAAATCGAATTGAACGGCGAACAAGCTCTCGACTACGTCCAGATGCGCAAGCAAGACCCGCGCGGCGACTTCGGGCGCCAGGACCGCCAGAAGCAAGTCATCCAAGGCATCATGCGAAAAGGCGCTTCCATCAACAGCCTGTGGAACTACAAAGACATCTTCGACGCGCTCGGGCAAAACGTCCGCACGAACATGACCTTCGACGAAATGGTCGATGTGCAGCGTAATTACCAAGACGCGGTGGCGAATGTCGACCAGATGATCATCGAAGACGGCTACGGCGAAACGATCAACGGCATTTGGTATTACATGATGGACGATGCGGAACTCGCGGAAATCCAGTCGACCTTGAAAGAGCATTTAGAATTGGAACAAGCAACGGAATAA